The following are encoded together in the Brassica napus cultivar Da-Ae chromosome A9, Da-Ae, whole genome shotgun sequence genome:
- the LOC106453606 gene encoding salicylate/benzoate carboxyl methyltransferase, producing MLIRDPLVDALSMKEGNGEHSYDTNSHYQRSVFSEIEHVVIESFIEMLMNLDYLEYIKVAGCSSGRNTLFAMSEIVNTIIQSYHQKGRLNAPEIECCLNDLPHNDFNTTFKLVPSFLEKLKIEVKGKCFVSGVPKSFYSRLFPSMSLHLAHSSFSLHWLSKVPDGLENNNTSIHINDTSPPDVYKSYLNQFKNDFSLFLRMRSEEIVPNGQMVLTFVGRKVSDPLSKDCFQVWSLLSDCILDLVSEVPNLTNLLSFFIFLTIDINGTAL from the exons ATGTTAATCAGGGACCCTTTGGTGGATGCTCTTAGTATGAAAGAGGGAAATGGTGAACACAGTTACGATACCAATTCTCATTATCAG agaagTGTTTTCTCCGAGATAGAACATGTGGTGATAGAGAGCTTCATAGAAATGTTAATGAATTTGGACTATCTCGAATACATCAAAGTGGCTGGTTGTTCTTCTGGAAGAAACACGTTGTTTGCCATGTCCGAGATTGTCAACACGATAATACAATCATACCATCAAAAAGGTCGACTCAACGCACCAGAGATCGAGTGTTGTCTGAACGATCTTCCACATAACGACTTCAACACTACCTTCAAGTTGGTACCTTCCTTTCTAGAGAAGCTGAAGATTGAGGTCAAAGGAAAGTGCTTCGTGTCAGGAGTCCCAAAATCTTTCTATTCAAGGCTGTTCCCAAGCATGTCTCTTCATCTTGCTCATTCATCTTTTAGTCTCCATTGGCTTTCTAAGGTCCCTGATGGTCTCGAGAACAACAATACAAGCATCCATATCAATGATACATCCCCTCCAGATGTCTACAAAAGTTATTTGAATCAGTTCAAGAATGATTTCTCGTTGTTCTTAAGAATGCGTTCAGAAGAGATAGTGCCTAATGGGCAGATGGTTCTCACGTTCGTGGGAAGAAAGGTTTCTGATCCTTTATCCAAAGATTGTTTTCAGGTTTGGTCGTTGTTATCCGATTGCATCCTTGATCTAGTGTCCGAGGTACCCAATCTCACTAACTTGCTTtcattctttatatttttaactattgACATCAATGGAACTGCcttataa